CCCCGGCGCGTGGCGAAGGTGCGCTACGCTGGCGCCCGGCTACTGTCGGAACCACTCCACGCTATGTCCCGGCGAACGGTTCGAGAACCAGCCGACGGCGCGTCAGCTGACGACCAGGTAGAGCAGGTAGACGACGGCGGCGATGATCGCGAGCGTGAACAGGGTGGTGACGATCGACCAGACGATCCCAAAGAGGATCGACAGGACCTGGAGGACGACGTACACCCCGATGAGGACGACGACCAGGAGGCCGATGAGTCGGAGGAGGTCTGCCATGCTGTGTGATTCTTCACGTCACCGGATAAATGTTTCAGGTGAGCAGGGGTGGTCGACGGCTCACTGGACAGGAACAGGCGAGTGCGCACGCCACACGACGCTCGCCCACTGGCTCGAGCGCACGCCCGCCACGCTCGAGTCGGCTATCGAGACTCGGCAGCGGCCGACAGCGCCGCCTCGAAGGGACGAGAGTGGGTTCGCCCCGAAGTTCGGTTGGTTGGCCCGGGGAAAACGCTCAAGCCGTCACCGCGAGCACGGGGCGTATGGCGATCGAACTCGACGCGGACGAGCGCTGGGAACTGCTCGAGGAGGGGATGGTGATGCGTCTCGCGACCGTCGACCCGTACGGCCTGCCACACGTGGTGCCGATCTGGTACGTCGCCGATCGTGAGACCGGCTGTATCTACTTCTCGACGCCCGAGGACTCCCGGAAGGTGCGCGACCTCGAGGAGACGCCCAAGGCGTCGCTCACCGTGGACGAGGGGGCGTACTACTTCGATCTCCGGGCGGTGGTCGTCGAGGGCACCGTCTCGGTCCTCGAGGACGCAGACGAGCGCGAGCGGATCGAACGCGCGTGGTGTCGGAAGTACTTCGACCAGGACGAACGTCCCGAGTACATGTCGCTGCTCTACCAGGGCCGACCGTGGGAGTGGTTCCGCGTCGAGCCGTCGCGGTGGCTCTCCTGGGACAACTCGGCGATCGACCTCGAGCGGCTGCGCGAGCGACGAGGCGAGTGATCGATCGACCCGGGCAAGGGCTCCATCACCTGACACCGCAGGCGAGGGGATCCCCGAGCGACCGGCACGATGAGAGCAACGCCTCGTCGGCCTCGAGGCGAGTCCGGTGAGGCGAGTCGGCGTCGGCGATCCTGCTGCAAACGAGCACCGACGGAGCGGGCACGGCCTGGTATCGATCCGGGAAAGATTGAAACGTGCTGTATACGACGTATACACCATGGGAACGCGGACGGTTCGGCTGGACGAGGACACCTACGAACGGATCAGGTGCCGGAAGCGACCCGACGAGACGTTCTCCGAGGCGATCGACCGGCTCACCGACACGCCGTCACTCGCCGAGCTCGGCGGCATCGTCGACGAGGCGCGCGTCGAACGGATGGAAGCGGCGATCGAATCCGCCGACGAGGCCGACGAGGCGGAAGTCGACGACGTACTCGAGGAGTTCGGCGGTCGATGATCGCCGACACGTCGTTCCTGATCGACCTGTTGAAAGACGACGCGGACGCCCACGAGAAACTCCGGGAACTGGAGGGGCGCAACGAGCCGATCAAGATTCCGGCGATGGCCGTCCTCGAGCTCGGGATCGGGATCGGTGCGGCGCTGTCGGACGAAGAGAAACGGGCCGTCAGGGCGATTCTCGAGCCCCATCCGATCGTCCCGATGGACCACCGAATCGCCATGCGCGCGGGCGTCCGGATCGGCGAGGTCGACGCGTCGACGATGAAAAAACGGAAAGGTGACGCCGCGATCGGCGCGACCGCCGACCTCGAGGGCGAACCGGTGCTCACGCGGAACGTCGACGACTTCGAGCGCCTGGGATTCGAGACGGTGACCTACTGAGTTCGAGCGAATCGTGGCCGCGTGAGATCGATGTCTGGAAGCCAGAACGATCGGGCACACGGTCCGCTCGAGCTCACCGCGTCGCCGTCTTCCACTCCCTGAGCCCGACGATTTCGCCGTCTAGCTCGTCCGGATCGGCCTCGGTCGCCGCCCAGACGAACATCCCGGCGACCGACTCGGGGTCGCGGCCAGCGCCGCCGGTGAGGTCGGTGGCGAGCACCCCGGGCTCGAGGCAGCCCACGACGTACTCGGTGTCGGCGGCGAAGCCCCGAACGACGGCTTCGGCGCCGGCTTTCGAGATCGCGTACGCGCCGTAGCCCGGTTTGGCCTCGCGGGCGACAGCTCCGGTTGGGACCAGGATTCGCGCGCCGTCGGTCAGGTGCGCGAGCGCCTCGGTGATCGTCGTGAAGACGCCGCGGGCGTTCGTTCGCCAGCTGTCGTCGAACGCGGTGTAGGACTCGGCGTCGGTCGGCGTCTCCCCCGCCTCGCCGTGGTAGATCCCCGCCGCCGCGACCACGACGTCGATCCCGCCTCGCTCCCCGAACCGCGAAGCCGTCTCCACCAGCCGTTCGACGTCGAACTCGTCGCGCACGTCGGTTCGCAGGCCGGCCGCCGTCCCGCCCGCGTCCTCGAGGTCGGCGACCACGTTCTCGACCGCGTCGGCGTCTCGAGCACCCACGACGACGGCCGCGCCCGCCGACGCGAACGCCTGCGCGACCGCCCGCCCGATGCCGCCCGTGCCGCCGGTCACGACGACCGTTTGCCCGTCGAGGCCCGGTTCTCCGTCGGGATCCGTCCGTTCGTCCATACGTGTGCTACGGCGCCAGTCCACAGGAACCCACCGGAGGCGGAACCGCTCGTTTCGGCCGAAACCCCTACGCACGTAAGACGTACGCTTATCAACGAGCCGATACTCACTCACTACCATGAAATCGCTGGCCGGGGAGTCGGTCGTCGTGATCGGGAGCGGCGTCGGCGGCCTCTCGAGCGCCTGCTATCTGGCCGGCGCGGGCGCCGACGTCCGAGTGATCGAGAAGAACGAACAGCTCGGCGGCCGCGCGTCGGTACTCGAGGTCGACGGCTTCCGGTTCGACATGGGGCCGTCGTGGTATCTGATGCCCGACGTCTTCGAGCGCTTTTTCGGCCACTTCGACCGGACGCCCACCGACTACTACGAACTCACCCACCTCGATCCGCACTATCGAATCTTCTTCAAAGATGGTGATCGGGTGGACATCACCCCGAATCTCGAGCGCACCAAACGGCGCTTCGAGGCGTACGAGGACGGCGCGGGCGAGGCCTTAGAGCGCTACCTCGAGAAGTCGGAACTCAACTACGAGGTCGGGATGAAACACTTCGTCTACGAGGATCGCTCGCGGCTGCGGGACTTCCTCGACCTCGACGTCGCCCGGCAGGCCCGCGGGCTCTCGCTTCTGGGCTCGATGCAGGGCCACGTCGAGAACTACTTCGAGCACCCGAAACTCCAGCAGATCATGCAGTACACGCTGGTCTTTCTCGGCGGCTCGCCGCGGAACACGCCAGCGCTGTACAACCTGATGAGCCACGTCGACTTCAACCTCGGCGTCTGGTACCCCGAAGAGGGCCTCGGCGGCGTCATCGACGGGATGGTCGAACTCGGCACCGAACTCGGCGTCGAGTACGTCACCGACTGCCCGGCGACCGAGATCAAAGGCCGCGAAGGCGGGTTTCTCGTCGAGAGCCCGAAAGGCGACCTCGAGGCGGATTTCGTGGTGAGCAACGCCGACTACGCCCACACCGAACAGGAGCTGCTCCCGCCCGAGAAACGGGGCTACGACGCCGACTACTGGGCGTCGCGAACGTACGCCCCCTCCGCCTTCCTCTGCTATCTCGGCGTCGAGGGCGACGTCGAGGAACTCGCCCACCACACGCTCGTGCTGCCGACGGAGTGGGAGGAGCACTTCGCCCAGATCTTCGACGAGCCCGCCTGGCCCGACGACCCCGCCTACTACCTCTGTGTGCCCTCGAAGACCGACGACGCCGTCGCCCCCGAGGGC
This portion of the Natronobeatus ordinarius genome encodes:
- a CDS encoding pyridoxamine 5'-phosphate oxidase family protein yields the protein MAIELDADERWELLEEGMVMRLATVDPYGLPHVVPIWYVADRETGCIYFSTPEDSRKVRDLEETPKASLTVDEGAYYFDLRAVVVEGTVSVLEDADERERIERAWCRKYFDQDERPEYMSLLYQGRPWEWFRVEPSRWLSWDNSAIDLERLRERRGE
- a CDS encoding antitoxin VapB family protein, with product MGTRTVRLDEDTYERIRCRKRPDETFSEAIDRLTDTPSLAELGGIVDEARVERMEAAIESADEADEAEVDDVLEEFGGR
- a CDS encoding PIN domain-containing protein, which gives rise to MIADTSFLIDLLKDDADAHEKLRELEGRNEPIKIPAMAVLELGIGIGAALSDEEKRAVRAILEPHPIVPMDHRIAMRAGVRIGEVDASTMKKRKGDAAIGATADLEGEPVLTRNVDDFERLGFETVTY
- a CDS encoding SDR family NAD(P)-dependent oxidoreductase, translating into MDERTDPDGEPGLDGQTVVVTGGTGGIGRAVAQAFASAGAAVVVGARDADAVENVVADLEDAGGTAAGLRTDVRDEFDVERLVETASRFGERGGIDVVVAAAGIYHGEAGETPTDAESYTAFDDSWRTNARGVFTTITEALAHLTDGARILVPTGAVAREAKPGYGAYAISKAGAEAVVRGFAADTEYVVGCLEPGVLATDLTGGAGRDPESVAGMFVWAATEADPDELDGEIVGLREWKTATR
- a CDS encoding phytoene desaturase family protein; protein product: MKSLAGESVVVIGSGVGGLSSACYLAGAGADVRVIEKNEQLGGRASVLEVDGFRFDMGPSWYLMPDVFERFFGHFDRTPTDYYELTHLDPHYRIFFKDGDRVDITPNLERTKRRFEAYEDGAGEALERYLEKSELNYEVGMKHFVYEDRSRLRDFLDLDVARQARGLSLLGSMQGHVENYFEHPKLQQIMQYTLVFLGGSPRNTPALYNLMSHVDFNLGVWYPEEGLGGVIDGMVELGTELGVEYVTDCPATEIKGREGGFLVESPKGDLEADFVVSNADYAHTEQELLPPEKRGYDADYWASRTYAPSAFLCYLGVEGDVEELAHHTLVLPTEWEEHFAQIFDEPAWPDDPAYYLCVPSKTDDAVAPEGHSNLFVLVPIAPGLEDTPEVRAEYRDLVLADVAEHTGVDLRDRIVVEETFSVEDFADRYNSFRGTALGMAHTLRQTALFRPPRRSKAVDGLYFAGSYTTPGIGVPMCLISGELTAEAVLEDHGA